CTTGACTGCATCCCAGCCTCAGCTGAGCGTGCGTGTACATAAGATTGTTTCTATATAGGAAAACCACAGATAGTGttttgaatgaataaaatgttcattagtTGTAAAAAAGCTTGCGAATAGGAGCTCATGacgaaaatatatatttacatgagTGTTTTGTTGgacccgttttttttttccttctaaagaaaacaactacATGTATACTGGTTTCCactaattgttaaaaaaacaaacaaacaaacaaacaaacaaaaaaaaacaaaaaaacaaagttgaTTTATGAATCCAAATTGTGATAGGAAGGTTAGAATTGAGTCCAGGTAGAAATCTTGATACACCCGATTTATTTGTGCTTTTACTTTTTCCCTGTTTGagtaataaacaaattatttttttaaaacttttctgtcattttagtAGCTCATACCCTAAAAATTCAAAACATGACTGTCTGATCTGCCCCTGTACCGGCTACAGAATGATTAGTCTGCTAGGTAATGCGTAGTCTCGTGTCAGAGAGTCGCATATAGTAACATACATATATTGGAGTGGCATCCCTTGGCCTAGCAGGTTTGAAGGAGGTGGCTCTCcacaatttttgaatttttattagtttgttgtgtgtttgtgcccaTTGTGTTGGCTGATGCTTTTGTCGTTGCGGCGCAGGactgtttgacttttgttttcttctgcgaCTTTCGGATTTTCCGCCGACTGccgtttttttttcctaacggttttttttaagatctaACAGACAGTCCTTTGCTTCAAAAATGTTCGCGCAGTTTCTTCTACTTTGTGATTGTATCCATACCACCAGGTTTCCGGCGATTTCAGCTCTGGTAATCCGAGTTGATCTATTCTGCGTTCATACTGACGACTTAATGGTTTTCTGAGCTGTTAGATCTGAACACAGGTCCGTTgggagccagcacgggccccgggacagacgacttgctaaaacaagtagctggtcaagttcatagattcaagagtaggaagaggctaaagacagacaaacgttatgtcagacaaatcagtaacaaagatTTGTGCTTGCTCCGAATCTCATCTGATTCTTAACGACCCCATCTTGCATTGCTTACATACCTTCATTGCTTTAGGCtgtactcttgtacctcatctttatgttgttcagtatCTCTGTACATACCTCCCTGCCTTAGGCTGTTGTCTTTCATATATCATTATTAGTCTTCGTAGAGAGTGTGctctatcattattattatacattattattctccaccagcaagtcaggcTTACGACAACGTCTTTAACGGCGTGGAACATCGCTATACAAACCGacattattatatatataaagagttAATCTCCAGTTACGTAGCTGGCAGCAAAGCAGCAGTTTTAGCTGTGGCGTCTTTATCTCCAAACCATAATCTGTGGTTCAGCAATCGCGATATTTCTTTGACAGTTCTGGAACTTTACTCGATAGTTTAAAGTACATACAAAAATTGTCGTTCACTCCATTTCACGTATAGCAGACTTGTCAGGCCGGGGTTGATGCCTGAAGAATGTAAACTTGACACTTCAAGTCTCAATTCATGGAATAACTTGTTAGCAGGCGAAATTCCAAACTTTGTCACGCAGTTTTTGAGTATAACTATGTGTGAGACAAACTGTTTACAATGAGTTGtggtttctgtatttttttcctggAAAAGTTTTGCCGTAGTTACACACAGAGTTTTTACCTAGtactaatgtttgttttgttttttttcagtcatgttTGTTGCCAAGCCTTCTGACATGAGTTCTTGACAAGACCTTCCGCGAACGGCCATTATGAGGCGCTTGACACTGGCCTGCAAATGTAGCGCGGTCCGTATGCGGCCTGCGGCCTGCTGCTGCAGCATGATATGCCTGCGGTCAACGGCACAATTTTTGCTTGCCAGCTTCCTCATCGTCGCACTGACCCTTCTAATCCCTGGCTCACCGTTGCGTCGCCACCTGCTGGCTGACGCAGACGCGACACGTGACGTGATACTGCGTGACAACGAGCTGAGGATCCAAGCCAGCCAGGCGGTTCTGGACGCTTACAAGGCGCAGCTGTCCTCCCCCAAGCCTAAACCCTCCTCTTCAAACCCACGCCCTCTGGTCGAGTATGGCGCTGATGTCGGGCTCACAGTGTTGACCATGTCGCGGGGGCTGCACCTGGTGAAACCGGTGACTTACCGCACTCATTACCTAACGCAAAGCGTGGCGCGACTTCTGACGTTGCTGAACGACACGTCCTTGACCCTCACATACCGCCTGACCATCTGCAACGTTGACGAGAGGCCGGATGAGTTCACGGAGGCCCAGGAGCTGGAGGTGCTGGTGCCCACGACCAAGCGATTCGGTGCGATAGTAGGGGAGGCTGGATCCTCCCGCAGGACAAAGGCCACGCGCTGGGAGAAGTTGAAACACGATTACGTCTACTGCCTGCAGGACACACTGGCCCGCGGTGTGCGCTACGCCTTTCTGGTGGAGGATGACGCGCTGGCACATGATCACTTGCTGCACGTGCTTGA
This sequence is a window from Pomacea canaliculata isolate SZHN2017 linkage group LG5, ASM307304v1, whole genome shotgun sequence. Protein-coding genes within it:
- the LOC112564570 gene encoding transmembrane protein 246-like, with the translated sequence MRRLTLACKCSAVRMRPAACCCSMICLRSTAQFLLASFLIVALTLLIPGSPLRRHLLADADATRDVILRDNELRIQASQAVLDAYKAQLSSPKPKPSSSNPRPLVEYGADVGLTVLTMSRGLHLVKPVTYRTHYLTQSVARLLTLLNDTSLTLTYRLTICNVDERPDEFTEAQELEVLVPTTKRFGAIVGEAGSSRRTKATRWEKLKHDYVYCLQDTLARGVRYAFLVEDDALAHDHLLHVLEHVLRTVVEAPKTPSVTYVKFFHPQRLLGYYSLEVERLSELLALSLTLGAALALGCSCRAPHRGQGDSAGSSDGGGDNRSTERRQLWLSWAWWTALVAVAALAVGRENLLELRRLSIQLYQVTPTPSCCTPAMLFTKQGGQEIIDHLLSVTCTSSQSTDFWIDEFRRQTGARALLVQPNLFTHIGLVSTLRDSEVNPLVVAR